The nucleotide sequence GATAACACTTCTCATGTCTTCTTCCAATATCACCTCCagttatgaaaataaatactgttttctgAGAGCAGAGGCAATTGGATGAGCCTAGCATTTTGATTCAggaagatattaggttggtgcaaaagtaattgttgtttaaaaggttaaaaaaaattgcaaaaaccacaattacttttgcaccaacctaatagtaaccTAGCTCTAGAACTGCTGATAACTGTGTGGCCCTGAACAAGTAACTTCAGTCTGGGCTGGTGtggcattttcttcttaaaatggaGTGATAgaagggggtgtgggggtggtgaTGACACATGTGTCCCAGAACTTGGGAAATTGTAAATATGTTTGTCGGAGTGCGGCAGGGTACAGATGTGACTGTTCTGACCCACACTCTCTCATCATGAGCAAAAGGATTCAGGGGTCAACTGTCCACTGAATTCTCCTCAGGCCCAGCTGCAAATATGATGCAATTGCTGGTAATATCCAGTATAGTGatgcacattaaaaaacaaaacaaaaaaactctacTCAAAATGGCAAAACACTTCCAGGACTCTAGGCCCTAAGAGAGCAAGAAATCTTGGGGTAAGAGACTTCGGCATGTATTTTAAAAGGTGCAGAATATAAACCATCCTGTTCTGAAGAATTAATCCCCAATGTCATAATAATGGAAACATGATTGGGAAAGGACTTGGAAAATACCTTGCAAGAGAATGTTGGCAATGTACATGCCCCGTGCAGTGATCTAGCTGAACTTTTATGACACAGAGGGGTTATTGACGAGCACAGAGGTGGAATTTCCTCTGGAGTGACGTGGCTAAGATTGAAATTGAGCCAAGGGCTCTGTCATGCCCTGTTATTAAACTGAACAAGATGCTTTTCAGGATGTGAAAAGTGTGCCTTAGCTATAGAATTTAGAAATTTTAGTAGCTTAAGCAATTCTGTTCTATCAAATAGATCTATACCATGCTTGGGTCAAAATGCTAGTGATGCCATGCATTTTGATCATGGTTCCTGTTTTTGCTGAGGGACACAGGCTCTTCAACACACCTCTGGGTCATCCATAAAGTTGCAATATTTTCAAGGGTGTTGCTGTCCAAATTTGAGTCTAGAAGATAATAACCTCTGCCCACATTTGACTTAATAATGGATTCCAccattgaaaacagtattttattttctccccttttatttatgaaaaactaTCCTTGGGTAGCTGTTGAAAAAACCACTTAGGGTAAACACAAGTCATTTCGTTAATGATCATCCTTCATCAAATGGCACCCATTTTCGTAATAAGAAAATATCCATGTGCCTAAAGTTAGCTAATTAATTAGCTAATAcaaccaaaataaattaaaggatCTGCAGATAATGGAGGTGCTGAGTAGTTAGAATGAACACATCTGAGACTAAAATAATTTATCCTTGTGTCCCCGGGGCAGGTAGGTACTCATTAAACATTTGTGGAATTTATTTCAATTTGGCCTTTTGACAGACATTGAACCAGTAAAGTTTTTCCCCCTAGATTAACTATTTTCTAAAGTATGTAAGCATGTTTCTTCTTCCCTTGCAAACCTTTGAATGCGTTCCCTGTATGCCTTTTAGGGCACCCCACCACATATTCTTAAAAAGCATTCACCCACTTCATTTTAAAACCTAGGGCACACATATTTGCCATGAAGATAATGCCCAGAAAACAAAAGTTCTGACTTGAGTCCTACTAGGAATGTTAGGCTGGGCCTTTCTGAACAGTAAAATATGTATCACAGAGAATGAACAAATTCAGCAGTGAAAACATAAGCATAATACATTCTTCAATAAACAAGCTATgacagaagcaaaataaatatatggcaGGATTTTCCCAAAGCCTCAAGTCTTTTAGGATAGCAGGAAATACCAATTTCTTGAATAAACTTCCAAATGCCCCAGATCCCTTAAGGAACAGGGGGCAGGTATGAGGGCCTTGGCACAAGGGTTCTTTTTAGCAGAGGAGACCACTCTCATCTCTTCCAAGCAAATTCTTTCCCGCCCACCAAGTTGCTTGGTATTCTCAAGCACATGCAGAAAGagcactttattttcttaatgagttGTTCATTCTGATCATGGAGCCAGTCTAGAGTCATTGATCGAACATTCCTAATCTACTAATAAATATTGTTCTAGGAGTTGGTTGAGGGAATAGCCTCTTATCAAGCTGGTTTTGTAGTTACTGAGAAACCTTTCCTTTCTGCTTTAAGTAAAGGGTAATTCCTCCATCTGAGATGCCCTTTCCCCAAGGCCATCTGTTGTCCGCCCACCTTCTTTCAGAACTCACTCAGGCTTCACTTCCTTCTTGAAGACGTTCTGAACCAGGTGGAGGTGACCAcacccttctctctgctcccattGAGCCCTGTGCTGACTGTTTTTGAGAAACTGAAGGCTGTAGAACCTTAACCTCCCAACTGAGAAACTAGAGATTAATTTCAATGGAGTTATAACTCAACAAACATCGATCAAATACTGCTACACCCATCACTGTGCCCATCATGCACCTCTGTGCCGCTATAGTCTCCTGGCAACAAGGGTAAGAGTGATTTGAGTGCCAGGTTTGCTTTCAGAGCCATCCGTGAGGTCTGTCACCATAGGAGCGTTTATAATAGAGGCCAGCGTGCTGCCAGTCGCTCCCCATGTCACACTGATATGCTCTCGGAATTCACAGAATGCTCAAAGTTAGCATGTTTCCTCCCCATGAACTCATTTGATCTTGGGAAACAAATTGGTGgattcctgttttacagacaaATCCACAGAGGCTGAGAGAAATGCTCCTCCCACCCCTGACGTATCAATGCAGGAAAATGGCGGAGGTTAGAGGATGTGAATCCATTGCAGCACAGGGGGGACCTCCTCGATTTCTACCCTGGAAGTAGCCTTGGCTGAGCTGATTAGCTAATCCCATATTTAAAAACCTTTGactattttaagagaaaaataccCACATAACACTTTGCATATAAAGTTGTGAATCAAACCTCAAAGCACATTTAGGTTAACTTCTCCAGGTTTAACTTCTCCAAATTTAGTGGTTGACTCCCTCCTTCgccccgcctcccccaccccccccgaAAATAAGTCCATTATCTTCTGGCATCGATCAAGTTTGTTGTACAGTTGGTCTAGTTAGCTAGAAATCTGTCCTCAAGTTTGTTGAGTGACCTAATGAGCTGGATATCTTACAGAATCAGGAGTGCTCCAGAAATCTTATGTAACACTGTCAGATGATATTTTCTTAGGACTTAGAGTTAGTCCTTGGGGTATGTTGAGACTTATTTGACCAAGAGCCATCTGGTGATAGTCGTGTAAGTTCTGAGTAGAGTCTGTCTTGCTCTTCATCGTGTCTCCTGGGTGAAGGCAGTGCCCAGAATATAATTGGTGCGCAAGAAAACTGCGGTGAATAAATGCTAGTGTTGTATTTTTGATATGTATGTGGAACTCATACATGCTTGTTTTTATGCCTGTGTAATATTCATAATAAAGAGAAACGTAGTTTTTCTCATTTGCCATGGAGAACGTGaaaaccaatttctttttttgagaacaTTCATGAAAATACcagcttctttcatttctttttttcttttctttctttttttttttcaggcacgGTATTAAAGTATGTGCTTGGGAAAAGTGATTAGGGTTTTCTCCTCTGAAAGGTTTACACTGTTTTCTAGGGCTTTGGATTTTATTCAAGGCTCCTGAACTGAAGCAAATACTTCATAATCAAATTGAACAACTGGGCCCACTGGTGACAAATGTGTAGTAAGAAAGTGTGGAAATTTTCCGAGTAGATCATCCATTCATTTGGTGACCAGTGTTTTAACATTTAGAAACTCACCACTCTTCCAAGCAACCATGATAATATATCTGCTTTCTTCTACCTTTTTCCAGTTAGTATTCTCATCAGTAATGCATATAAAGTGAGAACTTTGGGGCCCTGAATTTCATAGCTAAAGCACTATCTCTGTGGGATGCTCCAAGAAAATCCCTGGTTAATATTCTatatgaaagaggaaaatgagaaagtagGAGGTGAGGACCTTCACACAATGATATCTGCCTTTGCTCCTATAGCAGGAAGGCTCCGAAGAaggttttatcttcttttgtgtaATCCACCAAAGAGATGTCACTGACGTTCACCATCAGCTTGTCTCCTTCTTGTAAGGAGAACATCGCCCCTAGGTAGATGGGTTGGAACCAGTTGCTGCCTATCTCACACACTGTCTTGGTCCCCATTAGGAGCTGGGTGGGGTCAGGGTAGCTGTCTGTTACCTTGGTGATGACCACGATGATGGCGTCTGGTTTGTTCAGTCGGCTGCCTTGGCTGATTTCACCACACTTGGATGTGGTACCTCGGAATGTGATCTGGGAGTAAACAAAGTAGTCTCCTGACTCTGGGATCACCAGGAATTTATTGGTGTAATTCATTCGGTTCTTGGTGAACGCCAAGCCAAGTTCATGTTCCCAGTGCAGAGTCGGGAACTGATTTTTCAAGGGCGGTGTGGGAGTTTGTCTCACAACTGCAAAGACAAGAGAGAGGTTTGAGTTGCGTGTGTTGAAACCTGTGGACTTTGCAAAAAGTGTCtcatatcatttttaaagaagaaagtgatTGCATAAAACCAATAGCTAAGATGCTGCTTGAGGAGGAATGAGTAGAGGTTTTGTGTGTGGACATTTGTTCGGAGTAGCATCTTAGGTCAGTGACCTGGGGCAGATTGCTTTGCCTCCCTGAACCTGAGTTTTCTTAcctgataatttaaaattttgcctgAGCACCATGGTCCTGGAGAACAGTGAAGGTTAAGAAATCTCCTCACTCTTCGGTGTTTCAGAAAAAACTTCCTCTTCCCCCAATGACTTAGGTAAGACTTGTGGATACCCCCGCTTGCTTACCTACAACAAGGCCAGACACCAGACCCTCCAATTTCCCATTCTTTGCCTCATAAATGATTAGCTGAACTGTTTGTCCCTAGTAATTCATCAGAACAAAATGCTTGCCAAACCAAACTTTGATTAAGTTCCTCGGCTTCCTCCAGGCCCCTGAACTTTGGCCCAGTACACAGTCTCTCCTGCCGATAGGCTGGCCTCAGAGTAAAACATTCTCTGCCCCTATTATGCCAaactttcttccccctcccctgtACCTGGTTCTTTCTAGCCCTGTTTACGCCTCTCTATAAGAGAAAAAACCCTTTTAGCTTAACTCTTGAGACACTTGCAGGCTTAATGGTCAGAGGATCATCTTGCTATGGCAATAGTCCTTTCCCTccccccgctccccaccccccgcAATAATCCTTCTTCATGAACTCTCTTCTTACTATGTcaggatttgtttttttatttgacattcctttccttaaaaagaaagaaagaaataatacccGTGGGAAGGATTAAAAGACATGGTGTGTATAAAATCCTTAGCTATTAGGGATATTCTTTAAACTGGATTTGCTTTTATCAGGCTTTTTGTTTCAGACATGCTCTGCTACAAAGAGAGATCATTCAGACAGAGTTAAATGTTTCCTATCACTCCCTTTTAACATTGTGGTCCAAAGCCACATGAAACATAGGCCGTaattaattaaaaaccaaaagaattaACATGCAGGGAAATATTGGAACCAGAGATCCAGAACATTTTGGAAATGCTTCTCCGGCATTCACAGGGCCACAATAAAAAGCCAGTGTAGTTGACTCATGGAGTGAAAAGGACCAGGGTTTTGGGCCACTTATGCCACATTCCAATCCTGCCTCTGTAACATGTTAGGTTATTAATCAACAATGCAGgttccttctcctctctgagtCTTAATTTCCTGTCTGTGAACTGCAGATAAATCTCCCTCATAGACTTGTTCTGAAGATTAAGTGAATGGAAGAGACGTGGACGTTTTTATCCTGATGGCTAGATACAGcattactcaatatatatttattttcttccccccAAATACACTAGCATCTTTCATTGTGACTGTTTAAAACTAAGCCTATTTCATTCTATATATTCTTATGTTTGCAGTATTTGCACATATCCATTATATAGAACCTATGAATGAATGCTTTCATGAAGTATGTCTAGAGcagaaaaaatgaatagaatcaaatcattatttcaaataagaTAATCTGCCGTAAAACAAATacttttcaggaaaaataaagacacattttAATTTCCTACAACCACTGTTGAAATCCACACTAATCACCATTATATACTGTCAGTCACAGTTTGGGGACAAGTTATGTTTAAAGAAGCATTTAGCAAACTTCACACCTGGGGGTTGACCAGAAACCTGGTGGTTGACCAGAAACCtggttcttgaatttttttttttcttttttttcctaaagtaacTTTCCCATAGCTGACTGGACTATGGGTTCTTTTGCAACCATGACCCATGGTCAGAGTGTGTGTGGTCTCCCCTGGCCCCTGCACTAAGTGGCCTCTGGAGAGCTCTGTTGCTTCTTTGCAAAATCTGTGAAAGGCATTTTTATTAGTTGCCATGGTAGTATTTACACTTTTGTTGGTGATGCagtagattaaaaaagaaaaaattcctccCAGATCACACAAAAGCAAAAGTTATTTAGTCTCCAGATAAATCAAGTTCTGTTCAATTGCATACAATTAGCTATGTCAACATAGCAGCAAGCAGGAATTCGGGCAGGGAGTCTGTTGTAATGGAAGCAATGCACTCCTGAGAATCAAACTCACATCTCAGCTGTTCTTAGTCATGTGACTTGGGACAAGTGAATTTAGTTGCCCAtacctcaatttccccatctcatTGGGCTAATATGCAGATTAAATAAATCACAGATGTAAAATGCCTACCCCAGTATCTGGTACATGTTAGGACTGCCATTAGAGCCTGGATTCCCTCACCAATTTCTCATCTCGCTACTCGGTAGGAAGAGTGCTGGCATCTCCATACTCGATTTTTAGGATTTTCCTGCCCAGCCTGTTCAATCTTTCCCATTCTTATAGGCAAGTGGTAAATGATGGTGACCTGGTACTAATCCTTACTCAGGGCTCCTCACAAACAGCTTCCTCTTGATTGAACATTAAGACAAATGTCTTGGACCCAAGGGTATCCTCCTGTGGGTTGCAAATTTTCTAATAGGTCAGGAGAGTATGCTTGCTTTTTAACTcttgtttttcaatgttttttttctccctatggATTAACATGTTTCTGCACCGTCTTGCTC is from Rhinolophus sinicus isolate RSC01 linkage group LG04, ASM3656204v1, whole genome shotgun sequence and encodes:
- the TNFSF15 gene encoding tumor necrosis factor ligand superfamily member 15, producing the protein MAEDLVLGFGETASVEMLPEDNCRPKARAGLAARSRSAYWALTCCLVLLPILAGLTTYLLMGQLRTQGEACVFQTPKGQEFGPSHQRADVPPRTGGDKPRAHLTVVRQTPTPPLKNQFPTLHWEHELGLAFTKNRMNYTNKFLVIPESGDYFVYSQITFRGTTSKCGEISQGSRLNKPDAIIVVITKVTDSYPDPTQLLMGTKTVCEIGSNWFQPIYLGAMFSLQEGDKLMVNVSDISLVDYTKEDKTFFGAFLL